One stretch of Carassius carassius chromosome 18, fCarCar2.1, whole genome shotgun sequence DNA includes these proteins:
- the taar1b gene encoding trace amine-associated receptor 1b yields the protein MDLCYDSLNGSCGKYVRPYGIHGLMLIAMMLTTIVTIIGNLLVIISIGHFKQLHTPTNQLILSLALCDFLLGLFVMPLSAVRSMQGCWYFGDFLCKLHTCIDMTLSTASIFHLVSVSAERCCAVCCPLTYHYRFGFPTVLLMISISWLIPAIFSIMSTFLELNLQGDRDFYETHVRCVGGCHVFFSPGPAVVTSLFSFYVPGLIIIGIYSRIYMIARNQAQSISLQLNQVRRVYPSEGTQHRAQKATITIAIIVGVFLVCWTPFFLCNITSPFIGYTISPVLIDALVWFGYVNSTLNPFIYAFMHSWFRKAVRIIVTGEIFKNNSCRKQLYS from the coding sequence ATGGATCTCTGTTATGATTCTTTGAATGGATCCTGTGGGAAATATGTACGACCATACGGCATCCACGGTCTGATGCTCATCGCCATGATGTTGACCACTATTGTGACCATCATTGGGAATCTACTGGTCATCATCTCCATTGGACATTTCAAGCAACTTCACACACCAACAAACCAGCTGATTCTGTCTCTCGCCCTGTGTGACTTTCTCCTCGGGCTGTTTGTCATGCCGTTGAGCGCCGTCCGTTCCATGCAGGGCTGTTGGTACTTTGGTGATTTCTTATGTAAGTTACACACATGCATTGACATGACTCTCAGCACCGCTTCGATTTTCCACCTCGTGAGTGTGTCTGCCGAACGTTGTTGTGCTGTGTGCTGCCCATTAACCTATCATTATCGCTTCGGTTTTCCAACAGTGCTGTTAATGATCTCTATCAGCTGGTTGATTCCTGCCATATTCTCTATCATGAGTACCTTCCTCGAACTCAACCTTCAAGGTGACAGGGACTTCTACGAAACACACGTACGCTGTGTGGGAGGGTGCCATGTCTTCTTTAGTCCCGGTCCGGCCGTAGTCACCTCCCTTTTTTCTTTCTACGTTCCTGGTCTCATCATTATTGGCATTTATTCTAGAATATACATGATTGCCCGAAACCAAGCACAATCTATTAGTCTTCAGCTGAACCAGGTTAGGAGAGTTTATCCATCGGAAGGCACGCAACATCGCGCACAGAAGGCTACGATAACGATTGCTATCATAGTTGGAGTTTTCCTGGTTTGCTGGACTCCTTTTTTCCTCTGTAACATCACGAGTCCTTTTATTGGCTACACAATATCGCCAGTGTTGATCGATGCACTTGTTTGGTTTGGCTATGTCAATTCTACCTTAAATCCTTTCATTTATGCATTCATGCATTCTTGGTTCCGAAAAGCTGTGAGGATTATAGTAACTGgggaaatatttaaaaacaatagctGCAGAAAACAGTTATACTCATAA
- the LOC132091797 gene encoding trace amine-associated receptor 1-like, protein MDLQVNISQNAIWEKHFLCYEFSNRSCQKFVYPLETRILLYILFSVSSIVTIIGNLLVIITVIHFKQLHTATNYLILSLAVADLLVGGVVMPPSMLRSIETCWYLGDLFCKIHSSLDVTLCTTSILNLCIISLDRYYAICHPFQYHSKMTSLTTLVMIIICWTVSAALGFGMIFLELNILGIEDFYYENVQCDGGCLILHSREAASVMSLICFYGPAFVMLSVYLKILHAAQRQVQAIQSVNSEFKKEGKATKTLAIVMGVFLTFWIPFFLCNLIDPFIGYSVPPLMFDLFLWVGYYNSTCNPIVYAFFYSWFRHAFRVILSKAIFQTNSSRIILL, encoded by the coding sequence ATGGATCTCCAAGTCAACATCAGCCAAAATGCAATATGGGAAAAGCATTTTCTCTGTTATGAATTTAGTAACAGGTCTTGTCAGAAGTTTGTCTATCCTTTGGAAACTCGAATATTACTCTACATCCTTTTCAGTGTCTCTTCAATTGTCACAATCATAGGAAACCTGCTTGTGATCATAACAGTCATTCATTTCAAGCAGCTTCACACAGCAACTAACTACCTCATCCTGTCTCTGGCCGTGGCCGATCTGCTTGTAGGAGGAGTTGTGATGCCTCCCAGCATGCTGCGCTCCATCGAGACGTGCTGGTATCTGGGAGATTTGTTCTGTAAAATACACAGCAGTCTTGATGTAACATTGTGCACCACATCAATTTTAAACCTCTGTATCATTTCTTTAGACAGATATTATGCCATATGTCACCCCTTTCAATATCATAGTAAAATGACATCACTCACCACACTAGTTATGATTATTATCTGCTGGACTGTTTCAGCTGCTCTGGGGTTTGGCATGATCTTCTTGGAACTTAATATTCTTGGAATTGAggatttttattatgaaaatgttcAATGTGATGGAGGCTGTTTAATTTTGCATAGCAGAGAGGCAGCTTCTGTAATGTCACTGATCTGTTTTTATGGTCCTGCTTTTGTGATGCTCTCTGTGTACCTCAAGATCTTACACGCAGCTCAACGGCAGGTTCAGGCCATCCAGAGCGTgaattctgaatttaaaaaagAGGGGAAAGCCACTAAGACATTAGCCATCGTCATGGGGGTGTTTCTGACCTTCTGGattcctttttttctttgcaaTCTTATTGATCCATTCATCGGTTACTCTGTACCACCACTGATGTTTGACTTGTTCCTGTGGGTTGGATATTATAATTCCACCTGTAATCCCATAGTGTACGCCTTCTTTTACAGCTGGTTCAGACATGCTTTCAGAGTCATTCTATCCAAAGCAATATTCCAGACAAATTCGTCAAGAATTATACTGTTGTAA